The following coding sequences lie in one Chlamydiales bacterium genomic window:
- a CDS encoding deoxyribonuclease IV — protein MQKSAEKLLIGAHTSAAGGAYRALLEGKSIGATTIQFFTANQRRWASKPLDQESIDLWYKTLEETKIRSVMSHASYLLNLGAPNPDNLQKSRHSFKEELMRCISLGVTFLNFHPGASLDESKEACLDKIIESILSVQDLANNGPTTLLLETTAGQGSCVGASFEELAYIIAGVKKYIPIGVCVDTCHIFAAGYDIRTKQSLDNTLKQFDEIIGLSHLKAFHLNDSLGKLGSRKDRHKPLGAGEIGIECFKCLMQDPRTCITPKYLETPDGPPLWKEEIKMLREFYTHHS, from the coding sequence ATGCAAAAAAGCGCAGAAAAGCTTCTTATTGGAGCGCATACCTCCGCCGCAGGTGGTGCGTACCGCGCACTCTTGGAAGGAAAAAGCATTGGTGCAACCACCATTCAATTTTTTACAGCAAATCAACGTCGCTGGGCGTCCAAGCCTTTAGATCAAGAATCCATTGACTTATGGTACAAGACGCTAGAAGAGACAAAGATTCGGTCTGTAATGAGCCATGCAAGCTATCTTTTAAACTTAGGGGCTCCAAATCCCGATAACTTGCAAAAAAGCAGACATTCTTTCAAAGAAGAATTAATGCGCTGTATCTCTCTTGGAGTTACATTTTTAAACTTTCATCCAGGAGCATCTCTTGATGAGAGCAAAGAAGCATGCCTTGACAAGATCATTGAAAGCATCCTAAGTGTTCAAGATCTTGCAAATAACGGACCTACTACCCTGCTCTTAGAAACTACAGCTGGTCAAGGATCCTGTGTAGGTGCTTCTTTTGAAGAGCTTGCCTATATCATAGCTGGGGTAAAAAAATATATACCCATCGGTGTTTGTGTGGATACTTGTCACATCTTTGCAGCCGGCTATGACATTCGCACAAAACAAAGTTTAGACAACACTCTCAAACAATTTGATGAAATCATAGGCCTTTCTCATTTAAAAGCCTTTCATCTAAATGACTCTCTTGGAAAGCTTGGATCACGTAAAGATCGACACAAACCACTAGGAGCTGGTGAAATTGGCATTGAGTGCTTTAAATGCCTCATGCAAGATCCAAGAACTTGCATAACTCCTAAATATCTTGAAACACCAGATGGCCCTCCTCTTTGGAAAGAAGAAATCAAGATGCTACGCGAATTTTACACTCATCATTCTTAG
- the asnS gene encoding asparagine--tRNA ligase has translation MRTKIKQIFQRDPAEIIDTPTLVKGWIRTVRSQKTFTFIEINDGSTFSNLQVIFESSHPNYDTLVATLSTGSAISVNGIIAKSPGAGQKVELVAKELEVIGTCDPATYPLQKKRHSFEFLRTIAHLRPRTNTQGAIARVRNALSFATHKFFQEMGFLYVHTPIITTSDCEGAGKLFQVTTLEAEKPPRTPDGKIDYSKDFFGKPAYLTCSGQLNAEIYACALSDIYTFGPTFRAENSNTSRHLAEFWMIEPEMAFANLNDNMESAEAFLKYALTYLLKECAEDIAFFDEFIEKGLIKRLENVITSPFERLSYTESIKLLKNSGKTFEFPVEWGCDLQSEHERYLAEEVFKKPVILFNYPKEIKAFYMRGNEDGKTVAAMDVLVPKIGELIGGSQREERLSVLEQKLEEFKLEKEAYWWYLQLREYGSIPHAGYGIGFERLVLFATGMENIRDVIPFPRYPGNADF, from the coding sequence ATGCGAACAAAAATCAAACAAATCTTTCAAAGAGACCCTGCAGAGATCATAGACACCCCTACCCTGGTTAAGGGATGGATAAGAACGGTGCGCTCTCAAAAAACTTTTACATTTATCGAAATCAATGATGGATCTACTTTTTCTAACTTACAAGTTATATTTGAATCTTCCCACCCAAACTATGATACACTTGTTGCAACGCTCTCAACAGGATCAGCAATTAGTGTAAATGGTATCATTGCAAAAAGCCCTGGAGCAGGGCAAAAAGTAGAACTTGTTGCAAAAGAATTAGAAGTTATTGGCACATGTGATCCTGCAACGTATCCTCTTCAAAAAAAGCGACACTCTTTTGAATTTTTAAGAACTATTGCCCACCTTCGTCCAAGAACAAATACTCAAGGAGCTATTGCAAGAGTTCGTAACGCTCTTTCCTTTGCAACACACAAATTTTTCCAAGAGATGGGCTTTCTCTACGTGCACACCCCCATCATAACAACTTCTGACTGTGAGGGCGCTGGTAAGCTCTTTCAAGTAACAACTCTGGAAGCTGAAAAACCACCTCGCACACCAGATGGGAAGATAGATTATTCCAAAGATTTTTTTGGAAAGCCTGCCTATCTAACTTGCTCTGGGCAGCTCAACGCCGAAATCTATGCTTGTGCACTCTCTGACATCTACACCTTTGGCCCTACATTTAGAGCGGAAAATTCCAATACCTCTCGGCATTTGGCAGAATTTTGGATGATTGAGCCTGAAATGGCATTTGCTAACTTAAATGACAACATGGAATCTGCAGAAGCCTTTCTAAAATACGCTCTTACCTATCTTCTTAAAGAGTGTGCAGAGGACATCGCCTTCTTTGATGAGTTCATTGAAAAAGGACTTATCAAACGCCTAGAGAATGTCATCACATCTCCTTTTGAGCGTCTTTCTTACACAGAATCCATTAAACTTCTAAAAAATTCAGGGAAAACTTTTGAGTTTCCAGTAGAATGGGGATGCGATCTTCAATCGGAACATGAGCGCTACCTTGCAGAAGAAGTTTTTAAAAAACCTGTCATCCTCTTTAACTATCCCAAAGAAATTAAGGCTTTCTACATGCGCGGCAATGAAGATGGTAAAACAGTTGCTGCCATGGATGTCTTAGTTCCAAAAATTGGAGAGCTCATCGGCGGCAGTCAGCGCGAAGAGCGCCTTTCTGTATTAGAGCAAAAGCTTGAAGAGTTTAAGCTGGAAAAAGAAGCTTACTGGTGGTACTTACAGCTACGTGAGTATGGAAGCATTCCTCATGCAGGCTACGGCATTGGATTTGAAAGGCTTGTACTCTTTGCAACGGGCATGGAAAATATCCGCGATGTAATCCCCTTTCCCAGATACCCAGGAAATGCAGACTTTTAA